A region of the Brachyhypopomus gauderio isolate BG-103 chromosome 11, BGAUD_0.2, whole genome shotgun sequence genome:
GGGGCAGTACACCAAGACAAAACAATgacaattaattaaaataattatatacataaatacaattatttaacataatacataTGGCGCTTTACGCTAGTAATGACATAATGGTAGTCTTTCATGTCGTGGAAAACAGACTGTCAAGCCAATTCAGTGAATGAATTCAACAGAACGAGACAACATTGGCTTCAGTTTCCATTTTCTTTCCAAACTGCTTTTCGCCCATGTAAAGGACGACTATTGGTTCACCAGTCTGACGCATGCGCAGTACGCGAGTTAGCCCACCAACCCACCAGTCAGCCTGCCAgccaactagctagctagctgctaACACAACATCGACTCACATCAACTTCAGTGACTCGAACTAACGAAAACCGAGAAAATCGTGGCAATTCGGATGTCTCACGCGAATATTTAGCGAACAATAATGAGTTTACATTCTGGAAATCGACTTGGGTTTTGTGGCGATTAGCTAAGAATCTCTTTAAAAGGTTTAGTTCGTTACTTCAGTGTTGCCGTTTTGGCGCTCGGGACACTTTTGTGAGATTGACCGTTAGCGGCTGGCTGTCCGGCGCTCGCGCCGCTGTTCGGCTCTCGCGCCGCCGTCCGGCTACACAACACGGATGAGAGAAACTCGCAGGTCGCCCAAGTCACGTATAACATTCGTGGCCGAAGAACGGCGGGTTCGCTTTAGCGGAATACAGTAATACAGCAACGGTAAgtattcgtcttttcagtgtcCGGTCCACCGCTCGGTTGTTAATTATGTTTTCTACACGTCTCCCGTCCCGTATTTAGCGAGCGGGCTAGCCACGTTAGCTAACTTAGCTGTCGTACATGGcgtttattaaaataatagaagCTAACGGCTATCTAGCCGAGCTAGCTGCGCGAGGTCTTCACACGGTTCGGTTTCTGAGTAAAATAAACGAGGTTTTGTGGCGGTTATTACGACGTTATAACGTATTGAGCCAGCACGAACCCCTTTCTCCGGTACCTCAGCAGCCCAGTTAGCCGTGTAGGCTAGCCAGCGAGCTAACGGCACCGTAGTCCGCTAACAACACGGAACCCCTGAGGTAAGCTACACCGAAGCTTCGCGGGTTTAGTGGAGCCACACAGAGCCCGCGGTGGTCGTGTGGAGTTGGGGGTGAACCTCGCCTCAAGTGTGTCCCAACACTGACAGAAATACTGACGCTTAAACTGGtgaagaagaagctgaattCAAAGTTTTGAAGGACATATTTAGCCGCGTAGCTAGTTTCGCCTCACACGATAACGTAAAGGTTACATTAGTTAAACACGGGCTTGGCCGACATGTTTTAAAGTGTTGGGTGCTTGTGTGGTTTTACGCTCATTTGTTACCCCACCGCGAACCTTAATGGTGGGTTTATGTACCGATGTGTGGGCTGGTTCTGAGTAGCGCTGCCTCAGAAAAGTGGCACTTTGGTGTAACCGTGTTAAGCTAGCGAGGCTAACTCCGCACGTAGCTACACTTACACGTTTATCCCGCTGGATGTGTTTTATTCACGGTTACATTTGCGACGGCGAGTCGAGGcgatgttgggttttttttcttgAGGCGGCGACAAAATGCTCTTCAGACAGGATGAAGAAAATGTTGGTGTAGCTTCCGAGCGAGAGGGAGGGGCGCGTTATGAAAATATGTCAGGAATTTTTCATTCTCCAAACCATCTCGGCGTTTAAAGATCAACCGCTCGGTCTTGGGGGGGATAACTGAATAACTCAGACATCGTGTTGGTGTACCTCGCCCGCTTGGTCATCTCGATCAGGCTTCACTTTCTGCGTCCAAGCATCTTTTTTTTACTCGCCTTAACGTCTGGTGTTTTGATCAgggtttaaaatgtttattcatAGGAGTTGGGGTTTAGCTAATGTCAATGTCCTCGACTTTTTAAGTAATCAGCTTTGTTAGGATCAATATGAATTCATTAGTTTTGTTTCTGTTGCGCTGTTTACAAAGATCTTgtcagtaaagctcttagcgagCATCCATAAATAAATATCTATATTCATTCAGGCGGATAAATGGCGTGCTGTGGTTTGGTTGGAATTGTTTTAAACAGCGCATCAAACTGCAGGATCAACCGTCGCCACAGCTAGAGGCCGTACACATCAAGAACCCTGATCCAGTACATATCGAGAATGTCTGTCCGTCTGGTGCTGAACGAGTCAGGAACCCCGATGGCTGAGTCTAGGTAAGTGCTTGCTGGTCTCATATGCATTCTTAACTGTGCTACATACATAGATATGGCACTTTTAAAAAGATCTGGTTTATCCAGTTTAAAGTCCCAGTGGTGTCATGTGCCTGTGtgctggtgttgtgtgtgtgtgtgtgtgtgagtgtgtgtgtgtgtgcttgtgctggTGGCCTGTGCGTGTGctggtgtcctgtgtgtgtgtgctgatggcCTCTGTGCTGTGCCAGGCACCCAGTGGTCCTCTGAAGAAGCCATGGGAAGCTGTTGGAGTTGTCCAGACAAGCAGTCCATTCCTGACAATCACCAGAGTAAATTCAAGGTGGGTGTCCTGTGGTCGTGTTGAGTGTGAGTccatgcggtgtgtgtgtgtgtgtgtgtgtgtctgtggagccGCTGACGTGCTGGGTGCCGTGTGCAGGTGGTTAACGTGGATGATGATGGGAACGAGCTGGGGGCAGGAGTCATGGAGCTGACAGAAGAAGAGCTGGTCCTCCGCACGCACAAGTGTGATGCCGTCAGGTGGCCATACCTCTGCCTGCGTCGCTATGGCTACGACTCCAACCTCTTCTCCTTCGAGAGCGGCCGACGCTGCCAGACTGGGCAAGGTACtgaacctccacacacctggacCTCCATACACCTGAACCCCCACACCTGGGTTAGGTTAGGAAGCCTGGTTAGGTTACATGGTATCTGCAGTGGTTCAGATATTTCCACTGGTTCAGATATCTTAAGGCTGATCAAGCGCCATTAACCCAAAAACACATAATATGCTGCAGTGCAAACACAGAAACTTTATTGATTTGATTTAGTGTTTGACAAACTACCATTCCAGCAGTCGGAATGGGCCGCGGACCGGTACCGGTCTGTGGGTCATTTGGTATCGGGCCgcacataatattttttttatcgaCGATCAGTCACAGATCAGAGTTTTTATTTTGGGGGGGAAAAAGGATTTTTGCATATGgttagttttatttttatgtgctttatatttgtttttatacCAGTCGTATCATTTTATTTAGTCGTATTTACCCCCCACGCTTTAAAGGCTGGTCCGTGAAAATATTGTCTGACATGTAACTGGTGGCACAAAAAAGGCACCGCTGGTGTAGAACATTCAGGTGTTAGCCAGCGACTTTTACACTGTACGGAAAAATGCCCTAATAGTGTTCTCATGACCCAGGACACAGATAACATTTTTTATGGTGGAGATATTAAGTCGGGTATTCATTATTTAGTCATGGTAGTCAAAAAGTGGATTTGCATCCTCTGTACATGTATGTATTCAGTCAGGGTTTTCTTAGAAGGATATTCTCTAAAACTGTTACAAAATGTTATAATGCAATAATTATTTAGAGATCAATATAGAAAAATGTATCGTGATCATTTTTGGCTGTCTGGCCCATCTATAGGTTAGGGTTATTAAATGTTAGTGCGGAGTCCCAGAGGTAGGTGGTGCTgggtatggatgtgtgtgaggcTTCGTTAATGTGTAGTACCATAATGAGGTTGAGCATGTGTGTTAAGTTGGAGGTTAATACAACACAATCGCAAGGATGTCAGAAATGGATCGTGTAGGTGTGAATTTCCAGTAATCAATGAGAACAGACAGGTTCTGTAAAAATACCCTAACAGAGAGGCTCAGGCTGGATGAGTTCGTAAATATTTTATAATCATTATTTTGAGTTTGATGTAATTTATTTCACtgctttttaaaaaagtaattgaaTGTAGATTTAGTTTGTGGTGATTAGCGCCACAGCTTAGAGGACTGTCACCGGTTACATCTCACTTTTCATTACTGTTGATTTATTCAGTATGCCTGTTGATAATGTGTGGTAAGGTGGTGTAATGTGTGGTAAGGTGGTGTAATGTGTGGTAAGGTGGTCCTGATGCCCCATCACTTATTTATTATGGAGATGCTTCAGGAATAATGACTTGAAGTTGAATTTGTGCAGCTTTTTGCCCACTGATTAATGTGACAATGTTAACTTTGACCCCACTGTGAACTTTGACCCCACGCTTTCAAAAGGATGAGCTTGAGAGAGCAGGGGCCCTGGGCTCCATGCGGTGAGTAAAGGTCAAAGGTGGCTTGCTGTGCCCCCCTCCCCAAGCGAGCCCTGCCCCTCTGGTCCTGCGGCGGGACCCCAGCAGGACAGGGCTGCAGTGTGTCTCGTGTTCTGGTCTTGTCTTTACGTTCATCATCAGGTTGTGTGTTGAATACACTTAGTGAGCATCACTTGATGgctgtgtggggtgttgtggttgCTATTAAGGTGGTGTAACGGTGGTGTAACGGTGGTGTAACACTGCTGCCTGTGTTCTGCTGCAGGGATCTTTGCGTTTAAGTGTGCGCGTGCAGAAGACATCTTCAATATGCTGCAGGACATCATGCACAATAACAGCATCAGTGTGGTGGAGGAGCCTGTGTGTGAGCCTGCACTCAGTCAGGCAGAACCAgaccccccactcaccccacgcACACCCACCAGTAAGagaaccgcacacacacacccacccaccagtAAGAgacccgctcacacacacacacacacacacacacacacacacacaccagtaagagaaccacgcacacacccacccaccagtAAGAgacccgctcacacacacacacacacacccacccaccagtaagagaaccgcacacacacacacacccaccagtaagagaaccacacacacacacccaccagtaagagaaccacacacacacacccaccagtaagagaaccacacacacacacccaccagtaagagaaccacacacacacacaccagtaagagaaccacacacacacacccaccagtaagagaaccgcacacacacacccacccaccagtaagagaaccacacacacacccaccagtaagagaaccgcacacacacacccaccagtaagagaaccacacacccacacacacccaccagtaagagaaccacacacacacacaccagtaagagaaccgcacacacacacacacacacacacacacacaccagtaagagaaccgcacacacacacacccaccagtaagagaaccacacacacacaccagtaagagaaccgcacacacacacacacccaccagtaagagaaccgcacacacacacacacccaccagtaagagaaccacacacacacaccagtaagagacccgctcacacacacacacacccaccagtaAGAgacccgctcacacacacacccaccagtaagagaaccgcacacacacacacccaccccagtaAGAGTACTGCTCACCCCATGCACACCCACCAGTAagaactgcacccccactcacactacacctaCCCACTAGTAAGAgaactgctcacacacacacgcacacaccccatTAAGAAAACTGCCCACACCCACCAGTAAGAGTAATGCACCCCcattcacaccccccccccccccacttgtAAGATTACCACAGCcccactaaccacacacacacacacacaccacagttccACACCCAGCCTCCCTACAGTATTTAAACAGACACATTATGTATGTGCAGTTGCACTGTGAGGTGTTTGTTTGATGAATGTGGTGTTTGTCTGATGAATGTGGTGTTTGTCTGATTAATGTGGTGTTTGCCACAGGCACCTCTCTGCCCGCTCTGCCCAACGGGAGCCTGCGTTACCCGTCGCTGGGCGAGGCCTCGTCTCACCCCTCCAGCAGACACCCGTCAGTGGGGAGCGCCCGCCTGCCCTCTGTGGGAGAGGAGTCCACACACCCCCTGCTGGTCCCAGACGAGTCTGTACgagtgagtgttgtgtggtCTCGCTGCGGTGCCCCGGGTCCTGCGTGACAGCGGTACTGATGCCTCGCCGCTCTTTCTGCAGGGTCACACGTACGTCAACACCACGGGTCTCCTGGAGGAGCCGCAGAAGGacggccccgccccccacagCCCAGCCGCAGCGCAGACCCACGAGGCCCCGCAGGCCCCAGAACCGGGGCCACGCGTGCAGCTGGAGGCCGAAGGTGTGAGGTTCGTGCTGGGCCCCACCCCCGTGCAGAGGCAGCTCATGGCGAGGGAGGGGCAGTTGGAGTCGGGAGGGCAGAAGTGTTGCGTACGGGCGGAGGAGGGGCCACCCGGCTCCGCCCACAGCGCAGACAGGAGTCTGTCTGCTCAGCCCAGGCCGGACTGCACGGACGTGGCCGAGGTCAGCAGGGCGGAGGACGCGGTGGAGCAGTCGAacggccccgcccccagccaccACGGCCCCTCCCGCCGGCGTAACCGCCCCCCGCCCCTCAGCCCCGACGCCAACGTCAACAACTCCGCCCAGCGCAGGACGGCGCTGTTGGACTACGAGAACCTGCCGGCCCTGCCGCCCCTGCGGGAAGACCCCCGGGCCAGCGACGAGGACGCGGACGGCGACGGCCGGGGAAAACCGCTCAACGGCTACCACAACCCCCGCCAGCCCAGCCCCGACCCCACCCACCTCTACATCAACACGGAGAACGTGACCGCGCCCCTCAGCGCCGGGAAGGTGGAGTCGGCCCGCTGGCGAGACCGATCCGTGTTCAGCTTCGACTTCCGGCGGCCGTGCGAGGCGCACGCGCTGAACTACATCGAGGTGGAGACGGAGAGGGGGTCGGACTCCAGCGCCCCGCAGACCCCCAAAACGCCCAcctcgcccctcccccacacgccCACGCGCAGGACGGAGCTGTACGCCATCATCGACGTGGAGCGCACCGCCGCCAtgtccagcctgcagaaagcaCTGCCGCGCTACGACGGCACCTCCAGGAAGACGCGACACAACAGCGTGGACTTGCCTATGTGAGACCTGTGCTCCGCCCCCCTGCCCAACGCCCCGCCCCCTgctgcacttttttttttctcctcccaAGGCAGGCGGGCTCACACTCAAGAATGAACACCTGTAGGACATTGTGATGTAGTTGACCGAGGCACAGAGAGGCTTCACCACACAATCATTTTATTCCTATGGCGATATACTACTACTGCCTTACACTCGGTTACCAGTGCCTGTGTATTGTGGTTTTATTATGTTAATAACAAGGTTGGACTACAGTCCTTGTCCATTCCATACAAATCAGTATTACTGATCAAGCATTCCTGgggtttgttgtgtttttgtattgAAATGACACTACAGGTTATCAGGATGCAGGGACGTTACGGTACACTacagctgagggttttttgacTGCGTATAGATTTCACTACTCGGCACAATAAAAGTCTATTTTGTTTGATTCACATTTGTAATGATATAGAGTATGACTTGAGGCCCTGCCCCCTGATCTGGGAGCAGACGGAGGGTGTGTTCCAGTCCTGCATGCttgaggccccgccccctgaggGAGGGTGTGTCCCAGTCCTGATGATGCCGTTACCCGTCTTTAATCGGCTTCGGGATGCCCAGGTCCGTCCTGATGCGCTCGTATCGCACACGACAGCGATCCTCACATCCCCAAGACAAATCTATATCAACGCAAGCTCATGATTTAGAGAATTTGTGCTGTATTAGAACTTTATATCTGCATTTTATAATAGTCATGTACATAGTTGCAGAATTTTCTACACGTATTAACTGAAATGTAAATGATGTTAAATATTCTTAGTGATTAATTCCTTTGGGCTGTTTGGCCTGACTGTGTTCAGCAAAATAACTGAGGAAGAGTTGTGAGGCCACAACTGGTTTGCGACTGGATCTAGGACTAAGGGTTCAGGTTTAGGACTGGGGATTACGTTAACCCTAGCCTGGTGCAGCACTCTTCCTCCTCAGTCT
Encoded here:
- the frs2b gene encoding fibroblast growth factor receptor substrate 2b, coding for MGSCWSCPDKQSIPDNHQSKFKVVNVDDDGNELGAGVMELTEEELVLRTHKCDAVRWPYLCLRRYGYDSNLFSFESGRRCQTGQGIFAFKCARAEDIFNMLQDIMHNNSISVVEEPVCEPALSQAEPDPPLTPRTPTSTSLPALPNGSLRYPSLGEASSHPSSRHPSVGSARLPSVGEESTHPLLVPDESVRGHTYVNTTGLLEEPQKDGPAPHSPAAAQTHEAPQAPEPGPRVQLEAEGVRFVLGPTPVQRQLMAREGQLESGGQKCCVRAEEGPPGSAHSADRSLSAQPRPDCTDVAEVSRAEDAVEQSNGPAPSHHGPSRRRNRPPPLSPDANVNNSAQRRTALLDYENLPALPPLREDPRASDEDADGDGRGKPLNGYHNPRQPSPDPTHLYINTENVTAPLSAGKVESARWRDRSVFSFDFRRPCEAHALNYIEVETERGSDSSAPQTPKTPTSPLPHTPTRRTELYAIIDVERTAAMSSLQKALPRYDGTSRKTRHNSVDLPM